CCCCTACCCCCCCGTTGAGCTGCCCGCCGACTATCTCTACTCTGTCCGCAACGATAACGAGAGGAGATGCGCCCCATGTCAGCTCCGCGCGACGAGGAATTCGGCTTTGCGCCCGATTACGACGCTCCCGTTCCCTATATGCAGCGGACCCGCGATTACTACGCGGCCATCGGCTACACCACGCCCTACCGCTGGGCACACTATGTCGACGCACCGTTCCAGCCGCTGAAGAAGCCACTGGCGCAATCGCGCGTGACCATCATCACCACGGCCGCGCCTTACGATCCGACCAAGGGCGATCAGGGGCCGGGCGCGGCGTATAATGGCAGCGCAAAGTTCTACAAGGTCTATGACGGCGACACCTCGCAGGCACACGATCTTCGCATCTCGCACATCGGCTACGACCGCAAGCACACGAGCGCGACCGACAGCGGCACCTGGTTTCCACTGCCGCAGCTCCTGAAGGCCTCGGCCGCGAGCCGCATCGGCGAGGTGAGCCCGCGCTTCTTCGGCGCGCCGACCAACCGCAGCCATCGCGTCACCATCGACACCGACGCACCGGAGATTCTGGCGCGTTGCCTCGCCGACAAGGTCGATGTCGCGGTCCTGGTGCCGAACTGCCCGGTCTGCCACCAGACCACCGCGCTGGTCGCGCGGCACCTCGAGGCAGGCGGCATTCCGACCGTGGTCATGGGCTGCGCCAAGGACATCGTCGAGCACGCGGCCGTGCCGCGCTTCTTGTTCTCCGATTTCCCGCTCGGCAATTCCGCCGGCAAGCCGCACGACGTCGCCTCGCAATCGCAGACGCTGGAGCTCGCCTTGAGGCTTTTGGAATCGGCGAGCGGCGCGCGCACCACGATGCAATCGCCACTGCGCTGGAGCGAGGACGCTTCCTGGAAGCTCGACTACAACAATGTCGCGCAGCTTTCGCCCGAAGAGCTCGCGCGGCGACGCGTCGAGTTCGACAGGCAGAAGGAGATCGCGCGCGGCAACCGCGCGGCCTGACGGGAGAAGCGCGCCGTGACGAGGCCGTTCGAAGACGTCAAGATCCTCGACTTCACGCAAGTGCTCGCCGGCCCCTATGCGAGCTACCAGCTCGCGCTGCTGGGCGCCGACGTCATCAAAGTCGAGCGGCGCGAGGGCGAGGACATGCGCCGCACGCCGCTCAGCCGCGAATGGGCGGAGCGCGGGCTCGCGCCGGCGTTCCAGGCCATCAACGGCAACAAGCGCAGCCTGACGCTCGATCTGCAAAAGCCGGACGCGATCGCCATCGTGAAGAAACTCGCAGCCCAGGTCGACGTCGTCATGGAGAACTTTCGCCCGGGCGTGATGGACAAGCTCGGCATCGGCTATGAGGCGCTGTCCGCGATCAATCCAAAGCTGATCTATTGCGCCGTGTCCGGCTTCGGCCAGACCGGCCCCGATCGCCTGCGTCCCGGCTATGACGGCAAGATGCAGGCGCTTTCCGGCATCATGGCGATCACCGGGCACCCTTCGACCGGGCCGACGCGCGCGGGCTTTGCGGTGTGCGACGTGCTCTCGGGCGCAACCGCGGCGTTCGCCGTCTCCAGCGCGCTCTATCAACGCGACCGCACCGGCAAGGGGCAGCTCGTCGACGTCTCCATGCTGGAGGCGACGCTGGCGTTCCTGTCGGGCCAGATCGCGGACTGGTCTGTCGCCGGCCATCGCCAGCAGCTCTCGGGCAACCAGGCCGTCAGCCGCAAGACCACCGCGAACCTGTTCAAATGCGGTGACAACTACATCCTGCTCGCGGTCAACAACGAGAAGCAATACCGCACGCTGATGACGGCGCTCGGCCGCGCGGACACGCTGAGCGATCCGCGTTTTGCCGACTGGTTCGCCCGCAACGAGAACGAGAAGGCGTTGCGTGCGATCATCGAGGAGGCGCTGGCAACGAGGAGCCCGCGCGAGTGGGAGACGATCCTGGAGGACGCCGGCGCGCCCTGCGCCAGCATCTGGACGATCGAGGAGATCATCGATCATCCGCAGATCGTTGCGCGCGGCGCGATCCAGGAGCTCGACACGCCCTACGGCCGCCTGCGCTTCGCCGGCAGCGGTTTCAAACTCGCGCACGGCGGCGGCAGGCTCGACCACATGGCGCCGGAGCTGGGCGCGGATACGGATGCGGTGCTGGGCGAGCTGGGTTTTGACGCAGCGGAGATCGCGGCGTTACGGGCGCGGGAGATTGTGTGAGGCGGTGCCACAAATGCCGCACTCAGGGCAAAGCGCAGCGTGTCCACCAATCGCGCATTGCGTAACCGGATAGATGGTGGGCACGGCGCGTTGCGCCACCCTACAGCATCGACAATCAAAACAACGACCCCTGCCCATCATCGGCCGGCGCAGTCGCAACCTTCCGCGCCGATTTCTTCGGCCTCAGTGCTTCCGCTTCCATTTCCCCGGCGCTGATCGGCAGCAAGAGCTGCGCGTCGTCATTGGCCACGCGGTTGACGCGGGTCGAGACGGGATGCCAGGCAAATTCGCCGATGCGCGGGGCCGCCATCAGCGGCAGGATCGCGTCGACCTCGTCGCCACGGCAGTCGAGCCAACGTTCGAAATCGTCAGGCGAAATCGTCACCGGCACGCGGTCATGCAGCGCGGCGAGATCCTCGCTCGCCGCCGCCGTGACGATCGCGACCGTGTCGAGCTCCTCGCCGTTCGGCCCGACCCAGGTCTCGAACACCGCGGCAAAGCCAAGCGGCTGCCCGTCGGCGCGGTGGATGAAATAGGGCTGCTTGCCGCCGCCCTCCGCCTTCCATTCGTAATAGCCATCGGCCGGAATCAGGCCGCGGCGCCTGCGAATCGCGTTTTTGAAGGCAGGCTTTTCCAGCACCGTTTCCGAGCGCGCGTTGATCAACAACGTAAAACCACGGGGATCCTTCACCCAGGTCGGCAGCAGCCCCCAGCGCATGAGCTGGAAATGCCGCGCGTCCTTGTCGACCAGCACCACCGCAATCGGTTGTGTCGGCGCGACATTGTATCGCGGCGGGAAATTCGGCTGCTCGAGATAGCCAAAGAGTTGCCGCAAAGCCGCCGGAGCCGAGGTTATGACGAAGCGTCCGCACATCCTTGAGAGCCTATATGTGGTCCGTTCAGCACCTTTTAACTCCCAACGTTAACACTGCGGCCGATGAGCTCAATGGTCTCCGAACCCGCGCGGACACATGCAGTGACG
This genomic interval from Bradyrhizobium sp. CB82 contains the following:
- a CDS encoding glycine reductase yields the protein MSAPRDEEFGFAPDYDAPVPYMQRTRDYYAAIGYTTPYRWAHYVDAPFQPLKKPLAQSRVTIITTAAPYDPTKGDQGPGAAYNGSAKFYKVYDGDTSQAHDLRISHIGYDRKHTSATDSGTWFPLPQLLKASAASRIGEVSPRFFGAPTNRSHRVTIDTDAPEILARCLADKVDVAVLVPNCPVCHQTTALVARHLEAGGIPTVVMGCAKDIVEHAAVPRFLFSDFPLGNSAGKPHDVASQSQTLELALRLLESASGARTTMQSPLRWSEDASWKLDYNNVAQLSPEELARRRVEFDRQKEIARGNRAA
- a CDS encoding CoA transferase — its product is MTRPFEDVKILDFTQVLAGPYASYQLALLGADVIKVERREGEDMRRTPLSREWAERGLAPAFQAINGNKRSLTLDLQKPDAIAIVKKLAAQVDVVMENFRPGVMDKLGIGYEALSAINPKLIYCAVSGFGQTGPDRLRPGYDGKMQALSGIMAITGHPSTGPTRAGFAVCDVLSGATAAFAVSSALYQRDRTGKGQLVDVSMLEATLAFLSGQIADWSVAGHRQQLSGNQAVSRKTTANLFKCGDNYILLAVNNEKQYRTLMTALGRADTLSDPRFADWFARNENEKALRAIIEEALATRSPREWETILEDAGAPCASIWTIEEIIDHPQIVARGAIQELDTPYGRLRFAGSGFKLAHGGGRLDHMAPELGADTDAVLGELGFDAAEIAALRAREIV
- a CDS encoding SOS response-associated peptidase codes for the protein MCGRFVITSAPAALRQLFGYLEQPNFPPRYNVAPTQPIAVVLVDKDARHFQLMRWGLLPTWVKDPRGFTLLINARSETVLEKPAFKNAIRRRRGLIPADGYYEWKAEGGGKQPYFIHRADGQPLGFAAVFETWVGPNGEELDTVAIVTAAASEDLAALHDRVPVTISPDDFERWLDCRGDEVDAILPLMAAPRIGEFAWHPVSTRVNRVANDDAQLLLPISAGEMEAEALRPKKSARKVATAPADDGQGSLF